One genomic region from Roseofilum reptotaenium CS-1145 encodes:
- a CDS encoding diflavin flavoprotein, translating to MVALTDRPQKRLTIETASIAENTTTIRSLDWDRDRFDIEFGLQNGTTYNSFIIQGEKTALVDTSHRKFEQLYLDTLKGQIDPATIDYIIISHTEPDHSALVKDVLELAPHAVVVGAKIAVQFLQNLIHKPFESQLVKNGDTLDLGQGHILEFVSAPNLHWPDTIFTYDHKTSVLYTCDAFGMHYCSDRTYDENLSDIEADFRFYYECLMAPNARSVVNAMKRMAKLQEINLIATGHGPLLWHNLEELTGRYDRWSKEKTKAEKTVAVFYTSDYGYSDRLSQAISHGITKTGIAVEMMDLRASDPQEVRELVEMASALVIGATPQSGDVGKEAEAALSTILVAANDKQAIGLFESGGGDDLSIYPLRNQFQELGLKEAFPAILIKEAPTEATYQVCEEAGTDMGQLLGLKDAIKQMKSLDNDLDRALGRLSGGLYIITAQKGELKSAMLASWVTQASFKPLGITIAVAKDRAIESLMHVGDTFVLNILSEDNYQGLMRHFLKRFGPGADRFEGVKTQTAANGSPILTDALAYLECEVASRMELSDHWLVYSTIDTGRVSNVDALTAVHHRKVGNHY from the coding sequence ATGGTAGCACTGACCGATCGCCCTCAAAAAAGACTAACAATAGAAACCGCTTCGATCGCCGAAAATACAACAACGATCCGCTCCCTCGACTGGGATCGCGATCGCTTTGACATCGAGTTCGGACTACAAAATGGCACCACCTACAACTCCTTCATTATCCAAGGTGAAAAAACCGCTCTGGTCGATACGTCCCATCGTAAATTTGAGCAACTCTATCTCGACACCCTCAAAGGACAAATCGACCCCGCCACCATTGACTACATTATTATCAGTCATACAGAACCCGATCATAGTGCCTTGGTCAAAGATGTCCTCGAACTCGCGCCTCATGCAGTCGTGGTTGGGGCTAAAATTGCCGTTCAATTTCTCCAAAACCTAATTCATAAACCCTTTGAAAGCCAATTGGTGAAAAATGGCGATACCCTAGATTTGGGTCAAGGCCATATTTTAGAATTCGTTAGCGCTCCGAATCTCCATTGGCCCGATACCATCTTTACCTACGACCATAAAACTTCTGTTCTGTATACCTGCGATGCCTTCGGAATGCACTATTGCTCCGATCGCACCTATGATGAAAACTTAAGCGATATCGAAGCAGACTTTCGCTTTTACTATGAATGCTTAATGGCTCCCAATGCCCGCTCTGTTGTTAACGCCATGAAACGGATGGCCAAACTCCAAGAGATTAACCTGATTGCCACCGGCCATGGCCCCCTATTGTGGCATAACTTAGAGGAACTCACGGGCCGTTACGATCGCTGGAGTAAGGAGAAAACCAAAGCTGAAAAAACCGTTGCCGTTTTCTATACTTCAGATTATGGCTATAGCGATCGCCTCTCGCAAGCAATTTCCCACGGAATCACCAAAACCGGGATCGCTGTAGAAATGATGGACTTGCGAGCGTCCGATCCCCAGGAAGTCCGGGAACTGGTGGAAATGGCATCAGCCCTCGTCATTGGAGCGACTCCCCAGTCCGGAGATGTCGGCAAAGAAGCAGAAGCGGCCTTGAGTACCATTTTAGTCGCTGCCAACGATAAACAGGCGATCGGTCTGTTTGAGTCTGGTGGAGGGGACGATCTCTCCATATATCCCCTGCGGAACCAATTCCAAGAACTGGGACTTAAAGAAGCCTTTCCCGCTATTTTGATCAAAGAAGCTCCCACAGAAGCCACCTATCAAGTCTGTGAAGAAGCGGGAACCGATATGGGGCAACTTTTGGGACTCAAAGATGCCATTAAACAGATGAAGTCCCTGGATAATGATCTAGACCGAGCCTTGGGTCGCTTAAGTGGCGGACTTTATATCATTACCGCCCAAAAAGGTGAACTCAAAAGCGCTATGCTCGCGTCTTGGGTCACTCAAGCAAGTTTTAAGCCCCTAGGGATTACCATTGCTGTAGCCAAAGATCGGGCGATCGAATCCCTGATGCATGTAGGCGATACTTTTGTTCTCAATATCCTCAGTGAAGATAACTATCAAGGCTTAATGCGCCACTTCCTCAAGCGCTTTGGCCCTGGTGCAGACCGCTTTGAAGGGGTAAAAACCCAAACAGCCGCCAATGGCAGCCCCATTTTGACAGATGCTCTTGCTTATCTGGAATGTGAAGTGGCTAGTCGGATGGAGCTTTCCGATCATTGGTTAGTCTATTCCACCATTGATACTGGACGAGTGAGTAATGTAGATGCTCTAACCGCTGTTCACCATCGAAAGGTGGGCAACCATTATTAA
- a CDS encoding restriction endonuclease subunit R yields the protein MPTLTARTVSLSELEDRFQLHLTDDPDAFSEWHTALPELTDTEKDRCDRIKTSYTYLLRYPPLLENTVKMVVLSPLFDMAGFFLPPFRIRSEVSTEITDQDGELKVTGNLDVLVLGEKFWVLAIESKQAAFSLEVGRSQLLSYLLASPHAATSATYGLLTNGANFTFVKLIPDVNGFIYDLSDEFNLRNRQNGLYPVLQILKHLASVFTQRV from the coding sequence ATGCCAACGCTGACTGCTAGAACCGTTTCCCTAAGTGAACTCGAAGATCGTTTTCAACTGCACTTGACCGATGACCCTGATGCTTTCTCAGAATGGCACACAGCGCTACCTGAGTTGACCGATACAGAGAAAGATCGCTGCGATCGCATTAAAACCAGCTATACTTATCTCCTGCGCTATCCTCCACTGCTGGAAAACACGGTAAAAATGGTCGTTCTTTCTCCTCTGTTCGATATGGCAGGTTTCTTTTTACCTCCCTTCCGCATTCGCTCGGAAGTCTCTACAGAAATCACTGACCAAGATGGAGAATTGAAAGTTACGGGCAACTTAGATGTATTGGTTTTGGGTGAGAAGTTTTGGGTATTGGCGATCGAGTCTAAGCAAGCGGCTTTTTCCCTAGAAGTCGGCAGATCTCAACTACTTTCTTATCTCCTTGCTAGTCCTCATGCAGCCACATCTGCCACCTATGGACTCCTCACCAATGGAGCTAATTTTACCTTTGTGAAACTTATACCTGATGTGAACGGGTTTATTTATGATCTCTCAGATGAGTTCAATCTTCGTAACCGCCAGAATGGTTTATATCCCGTGCTGCAAATTCTCAAGCATCTGGCTAGTGTATTCACCCAAAGGGTCTAA
- a CDS encoding PqqD family protein, with product MEISISNQQNITLAPDVLVQELSGESVLLNLNSEEYFGLDEVGSRMLSLLTDSTSIQEASDRLLEEYEVEPEKLHQDLIELIENMVDHDLVTVSPA from the coding sequence GTGGAAATCTCTATTTCTAATCAACAAAACATTACTCTAGCTCCAGATGTCCTAGTTCAGGAACTCTCTGGAGAATCAGTATTACTAAACCTAAACAGTGAGGAATACTTCGGCTTGGATGAGGTGGGTTCACGGATGTTATCCCTGTTGACGGATTCTACTTCAATTCAAGAAGCGAGCGATCGCCTATTGGAAGAGTATGAGGTAGAGCCGGAAAAACTACACCAAGATTTAATTGAACTGATTGAAAATATGGTCGATCATGACCTGGTTACTGTGAGTCCAGCGTAA
- a CDS encoding asparagine synthetase B family protein codes for MSGIVGIVNADQSPVDREQLAQMTGYMTFRGPDVQRIWAEGSVGFGHTLLRTTDESANETQPLTVDQRVWIVADARVDGRRELIRSLQDRGESVNLDTPDPNLILHAYQIWGIDCLDRLTGDFAFAIWDSREQRLFCARDHFGVKPFFYAHLGKEFVFSNTLNCVRLYPSVSEKLNDLAIADFLLSGYNQEIDTSAFADIQRLPAAHRLIWTPENFKVERYWTLPTDGYIRYKRDEEYVEQFLDLMRLAVGDRLRTNKVAVYMSGGLDSTSAVAIAKELLSQTYPSYDLRAYTTVFDRLLPDEERYYSGLVAEHLDIPIHYQVADDLELCKGWEDIEGCAPEPTLIPLVKSNKEYYQAMTSHSRVTLSGEGGDGVFHSEGSYYYGVSMIRKGKIGTLILEIWKYWQSHKHIPQPGIRARLKEALGISSWTPSYPAWLNPSLEKQLNLKARWKNVYHQGKLKPIVSFRPEAYAMLVEPFGSYLFESYDSSVTGFPTEVRYPYFDLRLIEFLFSIPVISWILFKEILRVSMVGKLPEPVRCRPKAPAMGNSIKLRLQQLEDQWVDEFDETPRLSNYVNKAVIPRLCGMTAQNGEALIDLRPISLNYWLHQLSSIKIDSKSTQEARYVLGK; via the coding sequence GTGAGCGGAATCGTAGGAATCGTCAATGCCGATCAGTCTCCCGTTGACCGGGAGCAATTGGCACAGATGACAGGATATATGACCTTCCGGGGGCCGGATGTCCAGAGAATCTGGGCAGAGGGTTCTGTCGGTTTTGGGCATACCCTGCTGAGGACAACTGACGAATCTGCGAATGAAACCCAGCCTCTAACAGTGGATCAGCGGGTATGGATTGTAGCGGATGCACGGGTGGATGGTCGCAGAGAGTTGATCCGAAGTCTTCAAGACCGAGGAGAATCGGTTAACTTAGATACTCCCGATCCCAATCTAATCCTCCATGCCTATCAGATTTGGGGTATAGATTGTTTGGATCGCCTGACTGGGGATTTTGCCTTCGCTATCTGGGATAGCCGAGAACAGCGTTTGTTTTGCGCCAGAGATCATTTTGGGGTAAAACCGTTTTTCTACGCTCATTTGGGCAAAGAATTTGTGTTTAGCAATACGCTCAATTGTGTGAGACTGTATCCGTCTGTATCGGAAAAGCTTAATGATTTGGCGATCGCCGATTTTCTCCTATCTGGGTACAACCAAGAAATCGATACCAGCGCCTTTGCGGATATCCAACGGCTACCTGCCGCTCATCGGTTAATCTGGACTCCAGAGAACTTTAAAGTTGAGAGATACTGGACATTGCCAACCGATGGCTATATCCGGTATAAACGAGACGAAGAGTATGTAGAGCAGTTTTTGGACTTAATGCGGTTGGCAGTTGGCGATCGACTGAGAACCAATAAAGTTGCAGTTTATATGAGTGGAGGATTAGATTCTACCAGTGCAGTGGCGATCGCCAAAGAACTCCTCTCTCAAACTTACCCCTCCTACGACCTCAGAGCATACACCACCGTCTTCGATCGTCTCCTCCCCGACGAAGAGCGCTACTACTCCGGTTTAGTTGCCGAACATCTGGATATTCCCATCCACTACCAAGTCGCTGATGACCTAGAGTTGTGTAAAGGATGGGAAGATATAGAAGGATGTGCGCCAGAACCGACCTTAATTCCTTTAGTAAAAAGCAATAAAGAATACTACCAAGCAATGACCTCCCATAGTAGGGTGACTCTCAGTGGTGAAGGTGGAGATGGAGTATTTCACTCAGAAGGGTCTTATTATTATGGCGTATCTATGATTAGAAAGGGGAAAATCGGAACACTGATACTAGAGATATGGAAATATTGGCAATCTCATAAACATATTCCTCAGCCCGGTATACGCGCTCGATTGAAAGAGGCTTTAGGAATATCATCATGGACCCCTTCCTATCCGGCATGGCTGAATCCAAGTCTAGAGAAACAGCTAAACTTAAAAGCAAGATGGAAAAATGTTTACCATCAAGGAAAACTTAAGCCCATAGTTAGTTTTCGTCCTGAAGCCTATGCCATGTTAGTAGAGCCATTTGGCTCTTATCTATTTGAGAGTTATGACTCAAGTGTGACAGGGTTCCCCACTGAAGTTAGATATCCATATTTTGATCTACGATTAATAGAGTTTTTATTTTCGATCCCAGTGATTTCATGGATTTTGTTCAAAGAAATATTAAGGGTGTCTATGGTGGGAAAACTACCGGAACCTGTAAGGTGTCGTCCAAAAGCTCCTGCAATGGGTAATTCTATTAAACTAAGACTCCAACAATTAGAGGACCAATGGGTTGATGAGTTTGATGAAACTCCTCGACTGTCTAACTATGTAAATAAGGCGGTTATCCCACGCCTTTGCGGAATGACAGCTCAGAACGGTGAAGCTCTGATCGACCTTCGTCCAATAAGCTTGAACTACTGGCTGCATCAGCTATCATCAATTAAAATTGATTCAAAATCAACTCAGGAGGCTCGCTATGTACTCGGAAAATAA
- a CDS encoding 50S ribosomal protein L11 methyltransferase, producing the protein MYSISSYGSMIGDRTRMEAYNRAMKQSVTPDSVVLDIGTGTGIFALLACQLGAKKVYAIETNPAIEVGKQAAVANGYRDKIEFIQDLSTNVKLPELADVIISDLRGVLPLFQQHIGSLADARTRLLRPGGVLIPQQDNIWVSVVEAPNWWNTINDPWDKYCYSFNMDAAKKNVNNIWGKGWVMPSQLLVQPQLWATLDYRTIENPNVGNQMIFEPSRSGTAHGLSVWFDATLIEGVGFSTAPGMPELIYGTGFFPFLEPVEIRLGDTISVNLQANLVNNSYIFRWDTQVWEQGKESQCKAQFKQSTFFAQSLSPQQLRKQAGTFVPQLNQEGKIVQLVLESMGQGKSVSEIAQMLMEQFPGAFSTPKEALTRVGQLSTVYSE; encoded by the coding sequence ATGTATAGTATATCGAGTTATGGCTCCATGATTGGCGATCGCACTCGCATGGAAGCTTATAATCGAGCTATGAAACAATCGGTTACTCCGGATTCAGTAGTTCTCGATATAGGAACGGGAACCGGAATCTTTGCCCTCCTTGCGTGTCAGCTAGGCGCAAAAAAAGTTTACGCCATTGAAACGAATCCAGCAATTGAAGTCGGCAAACAGGCCGCAGTTGCTAATGGCTATAGGGATAAAATTGAGTTCATCCAAGACCTATCGACTAACGTTAAATTACCCGAATTAGCTGATGTCATTATCTCTGACTTGCGGGGAGTTTTACCTTTATTTCAGCAACATATTGGCTCATTAGCTGATGCGAGAACGCGGTTGTTGCGTCCCGGAGGTGTGTTAATTCCCCAACAGGATAACATTTGGGTGAGTGTGGTAGAAGCACCCAATTGGTGGAACACAATTAACGATCCTTGGGATAAATATTGTTATAGTTTCAACATGGATGCAGCGAAAAAAAACGTCAATAATATTTGGGGGAAAGGCTGGGTTATGCCTTCTCAATTATTGGTACAACCGCAACTTTGGGCAACGTTAGATTATAGAACCATTGAAAATCCTAATGTGGGCAATCAAATGATTTTTGAACCCTCTCGGAGTGGGACAGCCCACGGATTGAGTGTATGGTTTGATGCAACGTTGATTGAGGGAGTTGGATTTTCGACGGCTCCAGGAATGCCAGAATTGATTTATGGGACAGGGTTTTTCCCATTTTTAGAGCCGGTTGAAATTCGTTTAGGCGATACAATTTCCGTTAATTTACAAGCCAATTTAGTAAACAATAGCTATATCTTCCGTTGGGATACCCAGGTATGGGAACAAGGAAAGGAAAGCCAGTGTAAGGCTCAGTTTAAGCAATCTACCTTTTTTGCCCAATCCCTTTCTCCTCAGCAGTTACGGAAGCAGGCAGGGACTTTTGTCCCCCAGTTGAATCAAGAGGGTAAGATAGTGCAATTGGTTTTAGAGTCTATGGGGCAAGGAAAATCGGTGAGCGAGATTGCACAAATGTTAATGGAGCAGTTTCCAGGAGCATTTTCTACGCCGAAAGAGGCTCTAACGCGGGTAGGGCAATTATCAACAGTGTACAGTGAATAG
- a CDS encoding ABC transporter ATP-binding protein, whose protein sequence is MAIIAAIASRFQRLLYLRKAVQLVWESTPKLTLTNIALVGLQSVLPLISLYLTKLIIDRITEGISTPQTSLKPVFVLIAIAALVAILADGLRSLAGWVSEAQSQIVTDYVQNLLHAKSIEVDLEYYENAQYYDVLHQAQTEASYRPPLILNRLIQLGNSSLSLVGIGILLFSLDWAIALILVIAAIPVFLVRLKFSQQLYYQWQQWTPQERMAYYYSTLITQVDHAKELRLFDLGKLFQRRFNTLRQGIRQQRISLSARRSFAESITQSSATLAVFTAFALMADRALTGAITIGSLVMYYQAFQRGQTLLRESLSYLASLYENSLFLSTFYQFLDLTTTIREPSHPVRLPAMIEGKIEFEQVSFSYPRSQRSVLEDVHFTIEPGETIAIVGENGAGKTTLIKLLCRLYDPTAGTIRLDGVDLRDLSPTQVRKQISIVFQDYAHYHLTVQENIGVGDIQHWDNLALIKRAAELAKIQDVIMQLPQGYDTILGKQLINGEELSIGEWQKVAIARSFLRQNHPILILDEPTSALDPQAEAEILEQLNQLTQKRTSIIISHRLSTVKFADRILVLKEGKIVETGNHRQLMEKSGIYATLFNTQAHYYR, encoded by the coding sequence ATGGCGATTATCGCTGCGATCGCCTCCCGCTTTCAACGGTTACTCTATCTCAGAAAAGCGGTACAGTTGGTTTGGGAGAGTACTCCCAAGTTAACACTAACGAATATCGCCTTAGTTGGTCTCCAATCCGTTTTACCCCTCATTTCCCTATACCTCACCAAACTAATTATCGATCGCATCACCGAAGGCATTTCCACTCCCCAAACCTCGCTAAAACCGGTATTTGTGCTAATTGCCATTGCTGCATTGGTGGCGATTCTTGCTGACGGACTGAGATCCTTAGCCGGATGGGTAAGTGAAGCGCAATCTCAAATCGTTACTGACTACGTGCAGAATCTGCTTCATGCCAAGTCCATTGAAGTAGATTTGGAATACTACGAAAATGCCCAATATTATGATGTACTTCATCAGGCACAGACCGAGGCATCTTACCGTCCACCTTTAATTTTAAACCGACTCATCCAATTAGGCAATAGTAGTTTATCTCTGGTAGGTATCGGCATTCTACTGTTTTCTTTGGATTGGGCGATCGCCCTTATCCTCGTAATAGCTGCTATCCCCGTTTTTCTGGTTCGGCTAAAATTTTCCCAACAGCTTTATTATCAATGGCAACAATGGACTCCCCAAGAACGCATGGCGTATTATTATAGTACACTAATCACCCAAGTCGATCATGCCAAAGAACTTCGCTTATTTGACTTAGGAAAACTATTTCAACGACGTTTTAACACGCTCCGTCAAGGCATTCGTCAGCAACGTATTTCCCTATCTGCGCGTCGTTCATTTGCCGAAAGTATCACCCAAAGTAGTGCAACCCTAGCCGTTTTTACCGCCTTTGCCCTGATGGCAGATCGGGCATTAACGGGTGCAATTACCATTGGCTCTTTAGTAATGTACTATCAAGCGTTTCAGCGAGGACAAACCTTACTGAGGGAGAGCTTAAGTTATTTAGCTTCTTTGTATGAGAATAGTCTATTTCTCTCCACGTTTTATCAATTTCTTGACTTAACAACAACTATTAGAGAGCCATCTCATCCCGTTCGACTGCCGGCTATGATTGAAGGCAAAATAGAATTTGAGCAGGTCAGTTTTTCCTATCCCCGGAGTCAACGCTCCGTTCTAGAAGATGTTCACTTTACGATTGAACCCGGAGAAACGATCGCTATTGTGGGGGAAAATGGGGCAGGAAAAACCACGCTGATTAAACTGTTGTGTCGCCTGTACGATCCGACTGCTGGCACAATTCGCTTAGATGGGGTTGATCTGCGCGATTTATCCCCCACACAGGTAAGAAAGCAGATTAGTATTGTCTTTCAAGATTATGCCCATTACCATTTAACGGTGCAAGAGAATATTGGTGTTGGAGATATTCAGCACTGGGATAATTTAGCCCTAATTAAGCGAGCGGCTGAATTAGCTAAGATTCAGGATGTTATTATGCAATTGCCCCAAGGATATGATACGATTTTAGGCAAGCAATTGATTAATGGAGAAGAACTGAGTATTGGTGAATGGCAGAAAGTGGCGATCGCGCGGTCTTTCCTGCGTCAAAATCACCCCATTTTAATCTTAGATGAACCCACTAGCGCCTTAGATCCGCAAGCAGAAGCAGAAATCTTAGAACAGTTGAATCAATTGACGCAAAAACGAACGTCTATTATCATTAGTCATCGTCTCTCAACCGTAAAATTTGCTGACCGAATTCTAGTTTTAAAAGAGGGTAAAATTGTGGAGACAGGAAATCACAGGCAATTAATGGAAAAATCTGGGATTTATGCAACACTTTTTAATACTCAAGCTCACTATTATCGATAA
- a CDS encoding nucleotidyltransferase domain-containing protein: MRLEHELILNCARTYHSGENQEKILELLSRNLNWDDILYLVSYHGLIPLFYWTIKEFKDRVDIAFFEVIHSEFKQNACRNLSLTQELIKIIRLFERQNIPVLAFKGPVLAEIAYQNLGLRQFLDLDILIPEEAVAQASQTLIKQGYLPQFEFKGWQEHQYTQIRPEHNFYSPQKEVHLDLHWSLISSALSFHENPQLIWEDENYQDRVQLANQTLLTLSPEALLLFLCVHGAKHDWSHLSWVCDIAELLNRYRDLDWQWIDRQMGHLGTQTMLELGLWLAYHYLDAPIPEQWRTHLANNRKIQDIARLVEEQWFNLRSDTDSFKLMGQIYVQTMDSWRDRLWYWFDYVATPTPLEWEILPLPSGLFFFYYPFRLLRLLWKYRPQSRKD, translated from the coding sequence ATGCGTCTTGAACATGAACTCATCTTGAACTGCGCTCGCACGTATCATTCTGGCGAAAATCAAGAGAAAATTCTAGAGCTACTGTCAAGGAATTTAAATTGGGATGATATTCTCTATTTAGTTAGCTATCATGGATTAATCCCTCTATTTTACTGGACGATTAAAGAGTTTAAAGATCGAGTTGATATTGCTTTTTTTGAAGTCATCCATAGCGAGTTTAAGCAAAATGCCTGCCGCAACTTATCCCTAACACAAGAACTGATTAAAATCATTCGACTTTTTGAGAGACAAAATATCCCAGTTTTGGCGTTTAAGGGGCCGGTTTTGGCTGAAATTGCTTATCAAAATTTGGGATTGAGGCAGTTTTTGGATTTGGATATTCTAATTCCTGAAGAGGCGGTAGCTCAAGCCTCACAAACCCTGATTAAACAGGGGTATTTACCCCAATTTGAGTTTAAGGGATGGCAAGAACATCAGTATACCCAAATTCGCCCAGAGCATAATTTCTATTCCCCCCAAAAAGAGGTGCATCTGGATTTGCATTGGTCTTTGATCTCTTCGGCGCTCTCATTTCATGAAAATCCCCAATTGATTTGGGAAGATGAAAACTATCAAGATCGAGTGCAATTGGCGAATCAAACCCTTCTTACCCTCTCTCCAGAAGCCTTATTGTTATTTTTATGTGTTCATGGGGCTAAACATGATTGGTCTCATTTATCTTGGGTTTGTGATATTGCGGAACTCTTAAATCGATATCGGGATTTAGATTGGCAGTGGATCGATCGCCAAATGGGTCATTTGGGTACTCAAACCATGTTAGAGCTAGGCTTATGGTTAGCCTACCACTATTTAGATGCTCCAATTCCTGAACAGTGGAGGACTCACTTAGCCAATAATCGCAAGATTCAGGACATAGCCAGATTAGTAGAGGAACAATGGTTTAACCTCAGATCTGATACAGATAGTTTCAAGTTAATGGGACAGATTTATGTGCAAACTATGGATTCATGGCGCGATCGCCTCTGGTATTGGTTTGACTATGTAGCAACCCCTACCCCTCTAGAGTGGGAAATACTCCCCTTACCCTCCGGGTTGTTTTTCTTTTATTATCCTTTTCGCCTGCTACGTTTGCTCTGGAAATATCGGCCTCAGTCGCGGAAGGATTAA